One window of the Candidatus Chryseobacterium colombiense genome contains the following:
- a CDS encoding glycosyltransferase family 39 protein, with the protein MKKEYLILFLFVLAKFILQYSIIDPEYELHRDEYLHLDQGDHLAWGYLSVPPVNSWLAFIVKFLGNSLFWVKFFPALFGALTIVAVWKIVEELKGNFYAQILASTGILLSVLLRLNMLFQPTSLEVLLWTMLYYALIKYFNSEKIKWLYIAAIIFGIGFLNKYNIAFSVLGLIPAMLITQQRKIFLQKHLYFAALLALLIILPNILWQYHNNFPVILHMKQLSERQLVNVDRFNFVKSQILFFFGVIFVIVAGFYALIFYKPFEKIRFLFWAYVFTIALFLFFKAKDYYAIGLYPAYIGIGAVFLARLFDKGWKRRVVMPVGILIPVLLFLPLYNLAFPNKSPQYIVEHPENYKKFGLLRWEDGKDHFLPQDFADMQGWKEMAQKVDKEYSKLSKSGKTLVLCDNYGQAGAINYYSKQKVKAVSFNADYLNWFDLSEKYVNVIRVKEPGNGRNELKETSPFFRKSEIIDSVTNPFAREKGATIFNFEGAKTDIRKRLQDEINEEKNGY; encoded by the coding sequence ATGAAAAAAGAATATCTGATCCTTTTCCTTTTTGTTTTGGCAAAATTCATCCTGCAATATTCTATAATCGATCCTGAATACGAACTCCACCGCGACGAATATTTACACCTGGACCAAGGCGATCATTTAGCTTGGGGATATTTATCGGTTCCGCCTGTAAATTCTTGGTTAGCTTTTATTGTTAAATTTTTAGGCAATTCTTTATTTTGGGTTAAGTTTTTTCCTGCACTGTTCGGAGCTTTAACAATTGTTGCTGTCTGGAAAATTGTCGAGGAGTTAAAAGGAAATTTCTATGCTCAGATTTTAGCTTCAACCGGAATTTTATTATCAGTTTTACTTCGTTTGAATATGCTTTTCCAGCCGACGTCTCTCGAAGTTTTGCTTTGGACAATGTTGTATTATGCTTTAATTAAATATTTCAACTCGGAAAAAATAAAATGGCTTTACATTGCAGCCATCATTTTCGGGATAGGTTTTCTGAATAAATACAATATTGCATTTTCGGTTTTAGGATTAATTCCGGCGATGTTGATAACCCAACAACGTAAAATTTTCCTTCAAAAGCATTTGTACTTTGCTGCATTATTAGCTTTGCTGATTATTTTGCCTAATATTTTATGGCAGTATCATAATAATTTTCCGGTCATTCTTCATATGAAGCAGCTTTCGGAAAGACAGCTGGTGAATGTCGATCGTTTCAATTTTGTTAAGTCTCAGATTCTGTTTTTCTTTGGGGTGATTTTTGTGATCGTTGCGGGATTTTATGCCCTTATTTTTTACAAGCCTTTCGAAAAGATCAGATTTCTGTTTTGGGCATACGTTTTTACGATTGCACTGTTTTTATTTTTCAAGGCCAAAGATTATTATGCGATAGGACTTTACCCTGCCTACATTGGCATAGGTGCGGTCTTTCTTGCTCGTCTTTTTGATAAAGGCTGGAAGAGACGTGTTGTAATGCCGGTTGGTATTTTAATTCCTGTCTTGTTGTTTTTGCCTTTATACAATCTGGCTTTCCCGAATAAAAGTCCTCAATATATTGTAGAGCATCCTGAAAATTATAAGAAATTCGGTTTGCTTCGCTGGGAAGATGGCAAAGATCATTTTTTGCCGCAGGATTTCGCAGATATGCAGGGTTGGAAAGAAATGGCTCAAAAAGTGGATAAAGAATATTCAAAACTGTCAAAATCCGGGAAAACCTTAGTTCTTTGTGACAATTACGGACAAGCCGGAGCAATTAATTATTATTCCAAACAGAAGGTAAAAGCAGTTTCTTTCAATGCGGATTATCTTAATTGGTTTGATCTAAGTGAAAAATACGTCAATGTGATTCGGGTGAAAGAACCGGGGAACGGTAGAAATGAATTGAAGGAGACAAGTCCATTTTTCAGAAAATCTGAAATAATAGATTCAGTGACCAATCCTTTTGCAAGAGAAAAAGGAGCAACCATTTTCAATTTCGAAGGAGCAAAAACAGATATAAGGAAAAGATTACAGGATGAAATTAATGAAGAGAAAAACGGTTATTAA
- a CDS encoding HD domain-containing protein, protein MNNLIANTIKFVKEKLEGAEAGHDWFHIERVWKLSKKIAEKEECNVEVVELSALLHDIADPKFHNGDETLALKISREFLESQNASEDIIEQVLFVIKNISFKNRGEAPENLPIELKIVQDADRIDAIGAIGIGRTFNFGGFKNNPMYDPNIKPSLNMSKEEYKKSNGTTINHFYEKLLLLKDLMNTSEGKKIAQERHDFMLSFLDQFYKEWNVD, encoded by the coding sequence ATGAATAATTTAATTGCTAACACAATAAAATTTGTGAAAGAAAAATTAGAAGGGGCAGAAGCGGGACATGATTGGTTTCATATCGAAAGAGTCTGGAAGCTTTCCAAAAAGATTGCTGAAAAAGAAGAGTGTAATGTTGAGGTCGTTGAACTTTCTGCGTTATTGCACGATATTGCAGATCCTAAATTTCATAATGGAGATGAGACCTTGGCCTTAAAAATTTCGCGTGAATTTTTAGAAAGTCAGAATGCTTCCGAAGATATTATTGAACAGGTTTTATTCGTGATCAAAAATATTTCATTTAAAAATAGGGGAGAAGCGCCTGAAAATCTTCCGATCGAGCTTAAAATCGTTCAGGATGCCGACAGAATTGATGCAATTGGAGCAATTGGAATAGGAAGGACGTTTAATTTCGGTGGTTTTAAAAATAACCCGATGTATGATCCGAATATTAAACCAAGCCTGAATATGTCTAAAGAAGAATATAAAAAATCAAACGGGACGACAATTAATCATTTTTACGAAAAACTTCTTTTGCTGAAAGATCTGATGAATACTTCTGAAGGTAAGAAAATAGCACAGGAAAGACATGATTTTATGCTGAGTTTTCTTGATCAGTTTTATAAAGAATGGAATGTTGATTAG
- a CDS encoding ribonucleotide-diphosphate reductase subunit beta — MGIFDKRVSYKPFEYPEVLQFVEAINKSFWVHSEVDFTADVQDFHSQLEPHEKHAVKNALLAIAQIEVSVKTFWGNLYNHLPKPEFNGLGATFAECEFRHSEAYSRLLEVLGYNEEFSNVIEIPAVKKRIDFLSNVLKHANSATPKEYVSSLLLFSILIENVSLFSQFAIILSFTRFKGYMKNVSNIIAWTSVDEQIHANAGIYLINKIREEQPDLLTDSDIEDIYTLVDQSVELEGEILDWIFELGELSVFSKEDLLNFMKYRVDDSLKKINMRTKYNVSPEQYRPMVWFEEEVFANSMDDFFAKRPVDYTKHDKSITANDLF; from the coding sequence ATGGGAATTTTTGATAAAAGAGTAAGTTATAAACCATTTGAATATCCGGAGGTTCTTCAATTTGTAGAAGCGATCAACAAATCGTTTTGGGTACATTCGGAAGTAGACTTTACTGCAGATGTTCAGGATTTTCATTCACAACTTGAACCTCACGAAAAGCATGCAGTAAAAAACGCATTGTTGGCCATTGCACAGATTGAGGTATCAGTAAAGACATTCTGGGGAAATCTGTACAACCACCTTCCAAAGCCTGAATTTAACGGTCTGGGAGCAACTTTTGCAGAATGTGAATTCCGTCACTCGGAAGCTTACTCAAGACTTTTGGAAGTCTTAGGATATAATGAAGAATTTTCAAACGTAATAGAAATTCCTGCTGTAAAAAAGAGAATTGACTTTCTGTCAAACGTTTTGAAACACGCTAATTCTGCAACACCTAAAGAATATGTATCTTCTCTTTTATTATTCAGCATTCTGATTGAAAACGTTTCGCTTTTCTCTCAATTTGCGATTATCCTTTCTTTCACAAGATTTAAAGGATACATGAAGAACGTTTCCAATATCATCGCCTGGACTTCTGTAGACGAGCAGATTCACGCCAATGCAGGAATCTATTTAATCAACAAAATCCGTGAGGAGCAACCTGATTTATTAACGGATTCAGATATCGAAGATATTTATACTTTGGTTGATCAGTCCGTAGAACTGGAAGGCGAAATCCTTGACTGGATCTTCGAATTAGGTGAATTAAGCGTTTTCTCAAAAGAAGACCTATTAAACTTCATGAAATACCGTGTTGATGACAGCTTAAAGAAAATCAACATGAGAACAAAATACAACGTTTCTCCGGAACAATACAGACCAATGGTTTGGTTCGAAGAAGAAGTATTTGCTAACTCTATGGATGATTTCTTTGCAAAAAGACCGGTAGATTACACGAAACACGATAAGAGTATTACTGCGAACGATCTTTTCTAG
- a CDS encoding helix-turn-helix transcriptional regulator, which yields MKNKIKIERAVKNITQEDLAKIIGVSRQTINALEAGKYIPSTVLALKIAKYFEKKVENIFLLEDND from the coding sequence ATGAAGAATAAGATTAAAATAGAAAGGGCTGTAAAGAATATTACTCAGGAAGATCTCGCAAAAATAATAGGGGTCTCAAGACAGACTATTAATGCCCTGGAAGCCGGAAAATATATACCTTCTACAGTGTTGGCCTTAAAAATTGCAAAATATTTCGAAAAAAAAGTGGAAAATATCTTTTTATTGGAAGATAATGATTAA
- a CDS encoding ABC transporter ATP-binding protein has translation MLVIQNLHKSYDTGKSKLHVLKGINLNIEEGEFVSIMGSSGSGKSTLLNIIGILDEKDSGTYELDGVPIEHLSEVKAAEYRSKFLGFIFQSFNLIGYKTALDNVALPLYYQNVPRKERNQKAMEYLEKVGLAQWANHLPNELSGGQKQRVAIARALITNPKVVLADEPTGALDSKTTHDIMKLLQDINNEGKTIIVVTHEPDVAAQTKRNVILRDGIIESDAFIKQIVL, from the coding sequence ATGTTAGTAATTCAAAATTTACATAAGTCATACGATACGGGTAAGAGTAAACTGCACGTTCTCAAGGGAATCAATCTGAATATTGAGGAAGGGGAATTTGTTTCTATTATGGGAAGCTCTGGTTCCGGAAAATCTACTCTTCTTAATATCATCGGTATTTTGGATGAAAAAGATTCGGGGACTTATGAATTGGATGGTGTTCCTATTGAGCACTTGTCTGAAGTGAAGGCTGCGGAATATAGAAGTAAGTTTTTAGGATTTATTTTTCAATCTTTTAATTTGATCGGCTACAAAACTGCATTAGATAATGTGGCACTTCCTTTATATTATCAGAATGTACCGAGAAAAGAGAGAAATCAGAAAGCTATGGAATATTTGGAAAAAGTAGGGTTGGCTCAGTGGGCGAATCACCTTCCGAATGAGCTTTCCGGGGGGCAAAAACAAAGAGTTGCTATTGCGAGAGCTCTGATCACAAATCCCAAAGTCGTTTTGGCAGATGAACCTACTGGAGCTTTAGATTCTAAAACGACGCACGATATTATGAAGCTTCTTCAGGATATTAACAATGAAGGAAAAACAATCATTGTTGTAACGCACGAACCTGATGTAGCTGCGCAAACGAAGAGAAATGTTATTCTGCGTGACGGGATTATAGAAAGTGATGCATTTATAAAACAAATTGTTTTATAG
- a CDS encoding DUF72 domain-containing protein produces MKFGQVEDPSKIDFTLPKDHPRTKDILKQNKKGLENISIGCAKWNKTDLKGFYPKGTKDELSYYSTQFNSIELNATFYGMPTPDQVQTWKEKTPPDFKFFPKITNTVSHFRRLLNIDDVVTQFASAVLNFDEKLGMVFLQLHDNFKPKDYERLEKFVNNWPQEVPLAIELRNTDWFSDEEILNKTCELFEKNNITNIIVDTAGRRDMLHMRLTTPNAFIRYVGANAESDYERLDDWLKHLTEWKKEGLQNLYFFVHQNIEKASPLLSAYFIKKMNEEWKTELKVPQMATESMQTLF; encoded by the coding sequence ATGAAATTCGGACAAGTAGAAGACCCTTCAAAAATAGATTTCACTTTACCCAAAGATCATCCCAGAACGAAAGATATTTTAAAGCAAAATAAAAAAGGGCTAGAAAACATCTCAATCGGGTGTGCTAAATGGAACAAAACCGATTTGAAAGGATTCTATCCTAAAGGCACGAAAGACGAGCTGTCTTACTATTCTACGCAATTCAATTCTATTGAACTGAATGCTACTTTTTACGGAATGCCTACTCCGGATCAGGTACAAACCTGGAAAGAAAAGACACCACCAGATTTTAAATTTTTTCCGAAAATCACCAATACAGTTTCTCACTTTAGAAGATTATTAAATATTGATGATGTGGTCACTCAATTTGCTTCAGCTGTACTGAACTTTGATGAAAAATTGGGAATGGTTTTTCTACAGCTTCATGATAATTTTAAACCAAAAGATTATGAAAGGCTGGAAAAATTTGTGAATAACTGGCCACAAGAAGTTCCCTTGGCCATAGAATTAAGAAATACGGATTGGTTCAGTGATGAGGAAATCCTCAATAAAACCTGTGAACTCTTTGAGAAAAATAACATTACAAACATTATTGTAGACACAGCAGGAAGAAGAGATATGCTTCATATGAGGCTTACCACTCCCAATGCTTTTATCAGATATGTCGGCGCGAATGCAGAAAGCGATTACGAAAGATTGGATGACTGGCTCAAACATCTTACGGAATGGAAAAAAGAAGGGCTTCAAAACCTTTATTTCTTCGTCCATCAAAATATTGAAAAAGCATCCCCACTTTTATCAGCTTATTTCATCAAAAAAATGAATGAAGAATGGAAAACCGAGCTTAAAGTACCTCAAATGGCTACCGAAAGCATGCAAACTTTATTTTAA
- a CDS encoding ABC transporter permease, translated as MNIIFKKDTWQEIYYSLRNNKLRTFLTMIGVGWGMFLYVSLLGAAKGMENGFDKLFSGFATNSIFLWAQNTSIPYDGFPKGRQVHLKLEDIEILKRKIPEIDYISPQNSRGNFGNAGEQMSRNGKSATYTLNGDYPLGNKISEKKLIFGRYLNDADISQNKNVVVIGEEVYKNFFDAKKNENPLGKSINIKGIFFNVIGVFRVKKGGGMENDQTVFIPLSTFTKMYNNGDKVDFFAIVSKPNADVNKVEEKVRQQLKSKNNVSPDDTNAFGTFNLGKEFKKLTGFLSGMQLLTIIVGTLTILAGVIAISNILLITVKERTKEIGIRRALGAKPSEVRNQILLESVVITLSSGLLGFMSGIFVLMILDIATKGQDSFPFYNPTVNYGNVFAAMAVMVILGLIIGMIPAQRAVKIRPIEALRTE; from the coding sequence GTGAACATAATATTTAAAAAAGATACTTGGCAGGAAATTTATTATTCATTGAGGAATAATAAGCTTCGAACATTCCTTACCATGATTGGTGTGGGTTGGGGTATGTTTTTGTATGTAAGTTTGCTTGGGGCGGCAAAAGGAATGGAAAACGGTTTCGATAAATTGTTTTCGGGATTTGCAACAAACTCTATTTTCCTTTGGGCTCAGAATACATCGATTCCTTACGACGGTTTTCCTAAAGGAAGACAGGTTCATCTGAAGCTTGAAGATATTGAAATATTGAAAAGGAAAATTCCGGAAATAGATTACATTTCTCCACAGAATTCAAGAGGAAACTTTGGAAATGCAGGAGAGCAAATGTCCAGAAACGGAAAATCAGCTACCTATACTTTAAATGGCGATTATCCTTTGGGAAATAAAATTTCAGAGAAAAAATTAATATTCGGAAGATATCTCAACGATGCGGATATTTCGCAAAATAAAAATGTTGTAGTCATTGGAGAAGAAGTTTACAAAAACTTTTTCGATGCTAAAAAGAATGAAAATCCATTAGGAAAATCCATTAATATCAAAGGTATTTTCTTTAATGTGATTGGAGTTTTCAGAGTGAAAAAAGGAGGAGGAATGGAAAATGATCAAACGGTTTTTATCCCGCTTTCAACTTTTACAAAAATGTATAACAACGGTGATAAAGTAGATTTTTTCGCTATTGTAAGCAAGCCAAATGCGGATGTAAATAAAGTGGAGGAAAAAGTAAGGCAACAGTTGAAATCCAAAAATAATGTATCGCCGGATGATACGAATGCTTTCGGAACTTTTAATCTTGGAAAAGAATTTAAAAAACTGACAGGATTTTTATCGGGAATGCAGCTTTTAACGATTATTGTAGGAACATTAACGATTCTTGCGGGAGTAATTGCCATCTCAAATATTCTTTTAATTACGGTAAAAGAAAGAACTAAAGAAATTGGGATCAGAAGAGCTTTAGGAGCAAAACCTTCTGAAGTAAGAAACCAGATTTTGCTGGAGAGTGTGGTCATCACGCTTTCATCCGGATTGCTCGGATTCATGTCGGGGATTTTTGTATTAATGATTTTAGATATTGCTACAAAGGGACAGGATTCCTTTCCGTTTTATAATCCGACAGTAAATTACGGAAACGTTTTCGCGGCAATGGCGGTAATGGTTATTCTGGGATTAATCATCGGAATGATTCCGGCACAGAGGGCTGTAAAAATAAGACCTATTGAAGCTTTAAGAACGGAATAA
- a CDS encoding ABC transporter permease, whose product MFDLDRWQEIFSSIRSNVLRTVLSGFTVALGLFIFIVLFGIGTGLQNAFTQGFARDAQNLISIVTGKTTIAYKGLQSDRIVTMNNSDYDFLVNVDKEKVGSSTPRYTANLLVKYGKESGNYQINGAQPEEKIIENRKMLDGRYLTPTDLERKQNVAVIGRMVQRDLIKNGSPVGKELNINGTMFKVVGVFSDDGGDWDERHITVPITTLQQMKKGSDTVSINYIAYNDKLSPEEAIKYGDELKERLKARKNVSPNDENGVRVWNNAKNMNDTFTFMAVLTAIVGFIGMGTLLAGIIGISNIMVYIVKERTKEIGVRKAIGAKPRSIVALIVQESVVITVVSGFVGVGLGVLALNLIGNNLEEYFIKSPSVGWGTIIMAFVALVFSGLIAGFVPAYRASRIKPIEALRTE is encoded by the coding sequence ATGTTCGACCTAGATCGTTGGCAGGAAATATTCAGTTCCATTCGCAGTAATGTATTGCGAACGGTGCTTTCCGGTTTTACCGTGGCTTTAGGGTTATTTATTTTTATTGTGCTTTTCGGAATCGGAACGGGACTTCAGAACGCCTTTACACAAGGCTTTGCGAGAGATGCCCAGAATCTGATTTCAATCGTTACAGGAAAAACAACCATTGCCTATAAAGGACTTCAATCTGACAGAATTGTCACGATGAATAATTCTGACTACGATTTCCTGGTGAATGTAGATAAAGAAAAAGTAGGAAGCTCTACACCAAGATATACCGCGAACTTATTAGTTAAATATGGTAAAGAAAGCGGGAATTATCAGATTAATGGAGCTCAGCCTGAAGAGAAAATCATCGAAAACCGGAAAATGTTGGACGGGCGTTATCTGACGCCGACAGATTTGGAAAGAAAGCAGAATGTTGCCGTAATCGGAAGAATGGTGCAAAGAGATTTAATTAAAAATGGAAGTCCGGTTGGGAAAGAATTAAATATAAACGGTACAATGTTTAAGGTGGTAGGTGTTTTCTCTGATGACGGCGGTGACTGGGATGAAAGACATATTACAGTTCCTATCACGACTTTGCAGCAAATGAAAAAAGGTTCTGATACGGTTAGCATAAATTATATCGCTTATAATGATAAATTAAGTCCGGAGGAAGCTATAAAATATGGAGACGAATTAAAAGAAAGATTAAAGGCCAGAAAAAATGTTTCTCCTAATGACGAAAATGGTGTAAGAGTCTGGAATAATGCTAAAAACATGAATGATACATTTACTTTTATGGCCGTTCTTACGGCGATTGTAGGATTTATAGGTATGGGGACATTGTTGGCTGGGATTATCGGGATCAGTAACATCATGGTTTACATCGTAAAAGAAAGAACTAAAGAAATAGGGGTTCGAAAGGCTATTGGTGCAAAACCGAGAAGTATTGTTGCTCTGATTGTTCAGGAAAGCGTTGTGATAACAGTAGTTTCAGGATTTGTGGGAGTAGGACTGGGTGTTTTAGCTTTAAATTTAATCGGAAATAATCTCGAAGAATACTTTATTAAAAGTCCGAGCGTAGGATGGGGAACGATTATTATGGCGTTTGTTGCGCTGGTTTTTTCAGGATTGATTGCAGGGTTTGTACCGGCATACAGAGCATCAAGAATTAAACCGATTGAAGCATTAAGAACGGAATAA
- a CDS encoding ribonucleoside-diphosphate reductase subunit alpha, with protein MKTMEEQNSNIWWLNEESEQMLNRGYLLKGETVEGAIDRITTAAAKRLYKPELQPAFKEMITKGWISFSSPVWANMGTQRGLPISCFNVHIPDSIEGITHKMGEVIMQTKIGGGTSGYFGELRNRGTAVTDNGKSSGAVSFMKLFDTAMDVVSQGGVRRGAFAAYLDIDHGDIEEFLSIKDIGSPIQNLFTGICVPDYWMQDMIDGDMEKRKIWARVLESRQQKGLPYIFFTDNVNRNKPQVYKDLGLPVNASNLCSEIMLPSSMEESFICCLSSMNLELYDEWKDTDAVKLAIYFLDAVLSEFIDKTEGNYYLQGARNFAMRHRALGLGVLGYHSYLQKNMIPFESFEATQFNARAFRHIKEQAEQASRELANIYGEPELLKGYGLRNTTTMAIAPTTSSSAILGQTSPGIEPFASNYYKAGLAKGNFMRKNKYLAKLLEEKGLDNEETWRTIMLNHGSVQHLKELTEEEKAVFKTFKEISPMEIISQAAQRQQYIDQAQSLNLQIPSTMPVKDVNYLYIEAWKKGVKTLYYQRSSSVSKELMVNFVTCSACEA; from the coding sequence ATAAAGACTATGGAAGAACAAAATTCAAATATATGGTGGCTCAATGAAGAGTCTGAGCAAATGCTAAACAGAGGCTATTTGCTGAAAGGCGAAACTGTGGAAGGAGCTATCGACAGAATTACGACTGCAGCTGCAAAGAGATTATATAAACCTGAACTTCAGCCGGCATTCAAAGAGATGATCACAAAAGGATGGATCAGCTTCTCTTCACCGGTTTGGGCCAATATGGGAACGCAGAGAGGTCTTCCTATTTCTTGTTTCAATGTTCATATTCCTGACAGCATCGAAGGAATCACTCACAAAATGGGTGAAGTAATCATGCAGACAAAGATCGGGGGTGGAACTTCAGGATATTTCGGAGAGCTTCGTAACAGAGGAACTGCAGTAACGGATAACGGGAAATCTTCGGGAGCGGTTTCTTTCATGAAATTGTTTGATACCGCAATGGATGTTGTTTCTCAGGGCGGAGTAAGAAGAGGAGCTTTTGCAGCTTATCTTGATATCGACCACGGAGATATTGAAGAATTTTTATCTATTAAAGACATCGGAAGTCCTATCCAAAACCTGTTTACGGGAATTTGCGTTCCTGACTACTGGATGCAGGATATGATCGATGGAGATATGGAAAAACGTAAAATCTGGGCAAGAGTTTTGGAAAGCCGTCAGCAAAAAGGACTTCCTTATATCTTCTTCACAGATAACGTAAACAGAAACAAACCACAAGTTTATAAAGACTTAGGATTACCTGTAAATGCAAGTAACCTTTGTTCTGAAATTATGCTTCCTTCCTCTATGGAAGAGTCTTTCATCTGCTGTTTATCATCTATGAACTTAGAGTTATATGATGAATGGAAAGATACTGACGCTGTGAAACTGGCAATCTATTTCCTTGATGCTGTTTTATCGGAATTTATCGACAAAACGGAAGGTAATTATTATCTTCAGGGAGCCAGAAACTTCGCAATGCGTCACAGAGCGCTTGGATTAGGAGTTTTAGGTTACCATTCTTACCTGCAGAAAAATATGATTCCGTTTGAAAGTTTTGAAGCAACTCAGTTCAACGCAAGAGCTTTCAGACACATTAAAGAACAGGCGGAACAGGCATCAAGAGAGCTTGCAAACATCTACGGAGAACCGGAATTACTTAAAGGATACGGATTAAGAAATACCACAACCATGGCTATTGCTCCTACGACTTCAAGTTCTGCGATTTTAGGACAGACTTCCCCTGGAATTGAGCCGTTTGCTTCCAATTATTATAAAGCAGGTCTTGCGAAAGGAAACTTTATGCGTAAGAATAAGTATTTGGCAAAATTATTAGAAGAAAAAGGTCTTGACAACGAAGAAACATGGAGAACCATCATGTTGAATCACGGTTCTGTTCAGCATTTGAAAGAATTAACTGAAGAAGAAAAAGCTGTATTTAAAACCTTTAAAGAAATTTCTCCGATGGAGATCATTTCTCAAGCAGCACAAAGACAGCAATATATTGACCAGGCTCAATCACTGAACTTACAGATTCCTTCCACCATGCCTGTAAAAGATGTAAACTATCTTTATATTGAAGCATGGAAAAAAGGAGTGAAAACATTATATTATCAGAGAAGCTCTTCAGTTTCTAAAGAACTGATGGTAAACTTTGTTACTTGCTCAGCTTGTGAAGCATAG
- a CDS encoding efflux RND transporter periplasmic adaptor subunit, which produces MKKKFTWKKAIYIFLGLLFAVALFSGIGYLVKSNSKESEAFLTRKPTIQNMDDKVMATGKIVPKEEIEIKPNIAGIIDKILVDEGDKVEVGQLIATVRIVPNLSDVNSAQQNVSNQQLQISNAKLNVDNMRKQFDMQAKLYNQGVVSKQDYLNAQQQLYSQEQTLKNAQQALVTAQKALQIAKTGSTPELQGLATTQIRSKASGTVLEVPVKVGSQVIEANSFNAGTTICSIADLNSLIFQGEIDEAQAGKLKQGMSMNIIIGALQNKTFPGKLTMIAPKGKDTSGTIKFPVEGDVQNPNNEYIRAGFSANGEIVLNSQKNALLLDESLVQYEKKNGKDVPFVEVKQKDGKFKKTYVKLGASDGINVQVLPGSGIDQNSEVKVWNPSDKDKEELKEKSKK; this is translated from the coding sequence ATGAAAAAGAAATTCACTTGGAAAAAAGCCATTTACATTTTCTTGGGGCTTTTATTTGCAGTGGCTTTATTCTCGGGAATCGGGTATTTGGTGAAATCGAATTCTAAAGAGAGCGAGGCTTTCCTTACTCGTAAACCTACCATTCAGAATATGGATGATAAAGTGATGGCAACCGGAAAAATTGTTCCGAAAGAAGAAATTGAAATCAAACCGAATATTGCAGGAATCATTGATAAAATCTTGGTAGATGAAGGAGATAAAGTGGAAGTAGGACAATTGATTGCAACGGTAAGAATTGTTCCCAATCTTTCTGATGTGAACAGTGCACAGCAGAATGTGAGTAATCAACAACTTCAGATTAGCAATGCAAAGTTGAACGTAGATAATATGAGAAAGCAATTTGATATGCAGGCCAAATTGTATAATCAAGGAGTAGTTTCAAAGCAAGATTATTTAAATGCGCAACAACAATTGTATTCTCAGGAGCAAACGCTTAAAAATGCTCAACAGGCTTTAGTAACTGCACAAAAAGCATTACAGATCGCAAAAACAGGTTCAACACCTGAATTACAAGGTTTAGCAACGACACAGATCCGTTCAAAAGCTTCAGGAACAGTACTTGAAGTGCCTGTAAAAGTAGGAAGCCAGGTAATTGAAGCCAACTCTTTCAACGCAGGTACAACAATTTGTTCTATTGCAGATCTTAATTCTTTGATTTTCCAGGGGGAAATTGACGAAGCTCAGGCTGGAAAATTAAAACAGGGAATGAGCATGAATATCATAATTGGTGCTTTACAAAACAAAACTTTTCCAGGCAAACTTACTATGATTGCTCCTAAAGGAAAAGATACGAGTGGGACAATAAAATTTCCTGTGGAAGGAGATGTTCAAAACCCGAACAATGAATATATCAGAGCCGGTTTCTCAGCGAATGGGGAAATTGTACTGAACTCTCAGAAAAATGCTTTATTATTGGATGAATCTCTAGTTCAATATGAAAAGAAGAATGGAAAAGATGTTCCTTTTGTAGAAGTGAAACAAAAAGACGGAAAATTTAAAAAGACATACGTTAAACTGGGAGCAAGCGATGGGATTAATGTTCAGGTTCTTCCAGGATCAGGAATTGACCAGAATTCTGAAGTGAAAGTTTGGAACCCGTCAGATAAAGACAAAGAAGAGCTTAAAGAAAAATCAAAAAAATAG